Proteins found in one Sphingomonas sp. SORGH_AS_0879 genomic segment:
- the rplK gene encoding 50S ribosomal protein L11 has protein sequence MAKKITGYIKLQVPAGAANPSPPIGPALGQRGVNIMEFCKAFNAQTGEVEKGTPLPTVITVYADRSFSFETKTAPATYLIKKAANLKSGSKEPGKVSAGKIARSKLAEIAQVKMKDLNANDIEAATKIIEGSARAMGLEVVEG, from the coding sequence ATGGCAAAGAAGATTACCGGCTATATCAAGCTGCAGGTCCCTGCAGGCGCCGCCAACCCCTCGCCGCCGATCGGCCCGGCGCTGGGTCAGCGCGGTGTGAACATCATGGAATTCTGCAAGGCGTTCAACGCGCAGACCGGCGAAGTCGAGAAGGGCACCCCGCTGCCGACCGTCATCACCGTCTATGCCGACCGTTCGTTCTCGTTCGAGACGAAGACCGCGCCTGCGACCTACCTCATCAAGAAGGCCGCCAACCTGAAGTCGGGCTCGAAGGAGCCGGGCAAGGTGTCGGCGGGCAAGATCGCGCGCTCGAAGCTCGCGGAAATCGCCCAGGTCAAGATGAAGGACCTGAACGCCAACGACATCGAGGCTGCGACCAAGATCATCGAAGGCTCCGCCCGCGCGATGGGCCTCGAAGTGGTGGAGGGCTGA
- the rplA gene encoding 50S ribosomal protein L1 — MAKLTKKQKSVQIDSEKLHGIDEAISLARTHATSKFDETIEVAVNLGVDPRHADQMVRGVVTLPKGTGKTVRVGVFAKGAKADEARAAGADVVGAEDLMETIQGGTIDFDRCIATPDMMGVVGRLGKVLGPKGLMPNPKLGTVTMNVAEAVKAAKGGQVEYRVEKAGIIHSGIGKASFPAEDLRANFDALVDALIKAKPSGAKGKYVRKVAVSSTMGRGIKVNVSEIPGA; from the coding sequence ATGGCGAAGCTGACCAAGAAGCAGAAGTCGGTCCAGATCGACTCCGAGAAGCTGCACGGCATCGACGAAGCGATCTCGCTGGCGCGCACCCATGCGACCTCGAAGTTCGACGAGACGATCGAAGTCGCCGTCAACCTGGGCGTTGACCCGCGTCACGCCGACCAGATGGTCCGCGGCGTCGTCACCCTGCCCAAGGGCACCGGCAAGACCGTCCGCGTCGGCGTGTTCGCCAAGGGCGCGAAGGCCGACGAAGCACGCGCCGCCGGTGCGGACGTCGTGGGCGCCGAGGACCTGATGGAAACCATCCAGGGCGGCACCATCGATTTCGATCGCTGCATCGCGACCCCGGACATGATGGGCGTCGTCGGTCGCCTCGGCAAGGTGCTGGGCCCCAAGGGCCTGATGCCGAACCCGAAGCTGGGCACCGTGACCATGAACGTCGCCGAAGCCGTCAAGGCGGCCAAGGGCGGCCAGGTCGAGTACCGTGTCGAAAAGGCGGGCATCATCCACTCGGGCATCGGCAAGGCGTCGTTCCCGGCGGAAGACCTGCGCGCGAACTTCGACGCGCTGGTCGATGCGCTGATCAAGGCCAAGCCGTCGGGCGCGAAGGGCAAGTATGTCCGCAAGGTCGCCGTCTCGTCGACGATGGGCCGCGGCATCAAGGTGAACGTCTCGGAAATTCCGGGCGCGTAA
- the secE gene encoding preprotein translocase subunit SecE yields the protein MAKTTPIEFINQVKTETKKVVWPTRRETVMTGVMVVVMTTILAIFFLAVDSFFETLVRTLLSLAK from the coding sequence GTGGCGAAGACGACCCCCATCGAATTCATCAACCAGGTCAAGACCGAGACCAAGAAGGTCGTCTGGCCGACGCGGCGGGAAACGGTGATGACCGGCGTGATGGTGGTCGTGATGACCACGATCCTGGCCATCTTCTTCCTGGCGGTGGACTCGTTCTTCGAGACGCTGGTCCGCACCCTGCTGTCGCTCGCGAAGTAA
- a CDS encoding carbon starvation CstA family protein — protein sequence MTKHLPWIALAIVGAGALGVVATVRGEPINALWIVAAAVSVYLIAYRYYALFIAKVIGIDPSRPTPAIRRADGLDYVATDRTVLFGHHFAAIAGAGPLVGPVLAAQMGYLPGTLWILAGVVLAGAVQDFLVLFLSMRRDGRSLGELIRMEMGPVAGTIALFGAFMIMVIILAVLALIVVRALAESPWGLFTVAATVPLAMLMGGYTRWVRPGKIGEVSIIGFIGLILAIVYGQSIAQSAVLAPLFTFTPVQLCFLLIGYGAVASVLPVWLLLAPRDYLSTFLKIGAIVALAIGIVIMAPPLKMPALTKFIDGSGPVWAGPLFPFLFITIACGAVSGFHALIASGTTPKLIASEKDAPFIGYGAMLMESAVAIMALVAASILDPGVYFAMNAPAAVLGTDPASAAAAVTAMGFPISPETLTQVAKDVGEHTIISRAGGAPTLAVAMAEIFSHLFGGQAMKAFWYHFAILFEALFILTAVDAGTRAGRFMLQDLIGLVVPSFRGSSKVAPGLIATGLCVAAWGFFLYQGVTDPLGGVNTLWPLFGISNQMLAAVALMLSTVVLFRMKKDRFAWITVIPTVWLLACTLTAGWLKIFSADPRVGFLAHADKFSRAAAEGKVLPPAKTMAEMGRIVFNDRIDAGLCAIFLGVVLAILVYAVRTCLIARSIDRPSVTEVPPELVAAE from the coding sequence ATGACGAAACACCTTCCCTGGATCGCGCTGGCGATCGTCGGAGCGGGCGCGTTGGGCGTCGTTGCAACGGTACGCGGCGAGCCGATCAACGCACTGTGGATCGTGGCCGCCGCCGTCTCGGTCTATCTGATCGCATATCGTTATTATGCGCTGTTCATCGCCAAGGTGATCGGCATCGACCCCAGCCGCCCCACCCCGGCCATTCGTCGCGCCGACGGCCTGGATTATGTCGCGACCGACCGGACCGTGCTGTTCGGCCACCACTTCGCGGCGATCGCGGGGGCCGGGCCTCTGGTCGGTCCGGTGCTGGCGGCGCAGATGGGCTATCTGCCCGGAACCTTGTGGATATTGGCGGGCGTGGTGCTGGCCGGGGCGGTGCAGGATTTCCTCGTGCTGTTCCTGTCGATGCGCCGTGACGGACGGTCGCTGGGCGAGTTGATCCGCATGGAGATGGGCCCCGTGGCGGGCACCATCGCGCTGTTCGGCGCCTTCATGATCATGGTCATCATCCTGGCGGTGCTGGCGCTGATCGTCGTGCGGGCGCTCGCCGAGAGTCCCTGGGGGCTGTTCACCGTGGCCGCCACCGTGCCGCTCGCGATGCTGATGGGCGGCTATACCCGCTGGGTCCGGCCGGGGAAGATCGGCGAGGTGTCGATCATCGGCTTCATCGGCCTGATCCTCGCCATCGTGTACGGCCAGTCGATCGCGCAGTCCGCCGTGCTCGCGCCGCTCTTCACCTTCACGCCCGTGCAGCTCTGCTTCCTGCTGATCGGGTATGGCGCGGTCGCCTCGGTCCTGCCCGTCTGGCTGCTGCTCGCGCCGCGCGACTATCTGTCGACCTTCCTCAAGATCGGCGCGATCGTGGCGCTGGCCATCGGCATCGTCATCATGGCCCCGCCGCTCAAGATGCCCGCGCTCACCAAGTTCATCGACGGCAGCGGGCCCGTCTGGGCAGGGCCGCTCTTCCCCTTCCTGTTCATCACCATCGCGTGCGGCGCGGTGTCGGGTTTCCACGCGCTGATCGCCAGCGGCACCACGCCGAAGCTGATCGCCAGCGAGAAGGACGCGCCCTTCATCGGATACGGCGCGATGCTGATGGAAAGCGCGGTGGCGATCATGGCGCTGGTCGCGGCCTCGATCCTCGATCCGGGCGTCTATTTCGCGATGAACGCGCCCGCCGCCGTGCTGGGCACCGATCCCGCCAGCGCCGCCGCCGCCGTCACCGCGATGGGCTTCCCGATCTCGCCCGAAACGCTCACGCAGGTCGCCAAGGACGTGGGCGAGCATACGATCATCAGCCGCGCAGGGGGCGCGCCGACGCTGGCGGTGGCGATGGCGGAAATCTTCAGCCACCTGTTCGGCGGACAGGCGATGAAGGCCTTCTGGTATCACTTCGCCATATTGTTCGAGGCGCTGTTCATCCTGACCGCCGTGGATGCGGGCACCCGCGCCGGGAGGTTCATGTTGCAGGATCTGATCGGGCTGGTCGTCCCCAGCTTTCGCGGATCGAGCAAGGTCGCGCCGGGCCTGATCGCGACCGGGCTTTGCGTCGCGGCCTGGGGCTTCTTCCTCTATCAGGGTGTCACCGATCCGCTGGGCGGCGTGAACACGTTGTGGCCGCTATTCGGCATCTCCAACCAGATGCTGGCCGCCGTCGCGCTGATGCTGTCGACCGTCGTGCTGTTCCGCATGAAGAAGGACCGCTTCGCCTGGATCACGGTGATCCCGACGGTCTGGCTGCTCGCCTGCACGCTGACCGCCGGGTGGCTGAAGATTTTCTCCGCCGATCCGCGCGTCGGCTTCCTCGCCCATGCCGACAAGTTTTCCAGAGCGGCGGCGGAGGGCAAGGTTCTGCCCCCCGCCAAGACCATGGCGGAGATGGGGCGGATCGTGTTCAACGACCGGATCGACGCGGGACTGTGCGCGATCTTCCTGGGCGTGGTGCTGGCGATCCTGGTCTATGCGGTGCGCACCTGCCTGATCGCGCGGTCCATCGACCGGCCGAGCGTGACCGAGGTTCCGCCCGAACTGGTGGCGGCCGAATGA
- a CDS encoding IS5 family transposase: MSDSLCGQEGMVMVEQRSLVEALMDPRLGSNAKLSGIERLIDWSRLEPLVSPLRQGRTGRPPYAPLAMVKALYLQALYDLSDPGLEEALLDRLSFRRFCGFALDGGTPDETTLCRFRAAAAAGDVLERCFAEINRQLDAQGLVLRRGTILDASVVKATRKPPRGDWIAPGDPHPQEPGADWTRKDGKPVFGYRFHIGMDEGSGLIRKLAFTSARVQDVERADALVCGDEGAVYADRAYEGQARRKALKAAGIKDRIMHRRHRYMPKLPRWQARRNHLIARRRAPVEAVFSAMKRLYGKARTRCLSIERNAADFLAFATIYNLRRAAILAAG, translated from the coding sequence TTGAGTGATTCACTGTGCGGGCAGGAGGGCATGGTGATGGTCGAGCAGCGATCGCTGGTGGAAGCGTTGATGGATCCGCGCTTGGGATCGAATGCGAAGCTGTCGGGGATCGAGCGGCTGATCGACTGGAGCCGGCTGGAGCCGCTGGTGTCGCCGCTGCGGCAGGGTCGGACGGGTCGACCGCCCTATGCGCCGCTGGCGATGGTCAAGGCGCTGTATCTGCAGGCGTTGTATGATCTGTCGGACCCCGGGCTGGAGGAGGCGCTGCTCGACCGGCTGTCGTTCCGGCGGTTCTGCGGCTTTGCGCTGGATGGCGGCACGCCGGACGAGACGACGCTGTGCCGGTTTCGCGCGGCGGCGGCGGCGGGGGACGTGCTGGAGCGCTGCTTTGCCGAGATCAACCGGCAGCTGGATGCGCAGGGGCTGGTGCTGCGGCGGGGGACGATCCTTGATGCCTCGGTGGTCAAGGCGACCCGCAAGCCCCCGCGCGGGGACTGGATCGCGCCGGGTGATCCGCACCCCCAGGAGCCGGGTGCCGACTGGACGCGCAAGGACGGCAAGCCGGTGTTCGGCTACCGCTTCCATATCGGCATGGACGAGGGCTCGGGCCTGATCCGCAAGCTGGCCTTCACCTCGGCCAGGGTCCAGGATGTCGAACGGGCCGACGCGCTGGTCTGCGGCGACGAAGGCGCGGTCTATGCCGACCGGGCCTATGAGGGCCAGGCGCGTCGCAAGGCCCTGAAGGCGGCCGGGATCAAGGATCGCATCATGCATCGCCGGCACCGCTACATGCCAAAGCTGCCGCGCTGGCAGGCCCGGCGCAACCACCTCATCGCCAGACGGCGCGCCCCTGTCGAGGCGGTCTTCAGCGCCATGAAGCGCCTCTACGGCAAGGCGCGCACCAGATGCCTGTCGATCGAGCGGAACGCCGCAGACTTCCTCGCCTTTGCCACCATCTACAATCTCAGACGCGCCGCCATCCTTGCCGCTGGCTGA
- a CDS encoding NADPH-dependent FMN reductase: protein MAHPSSSPLVVGIGGTIGSVSSTERALRIAMTAAADEGFRTHVFGGEDLARLPLYNPRAVERTEAERIFVETVRQASAIIIASPGYHGSISGLVKNALDLLEETAKDDRPYLADLPVGLIATAYGWQATGSTIAALRSIVHALRGWPTPFAAAVNTQQTRFDEAGKISDATVEGQLRLVGQQVARFAPLAGTIRASN from the coding sequence ATGGCCCATCCTTCCTCTTCCCCGCTGGTCGTCGGCATCGGCGGCACGATCGGCAGTGTCTCCTCGACCGAGCGCGCGCTTCGCATCGCGATGACGGCGGCGGCCGATGAGGGGTTTCGCACCCATGTCTTCGGCGGCGAGGATCTGGCGCGCCTGCCGCTCTACAATCCGCGCGCCGTCGAGCGGACCGAGGCGGAGCGCATCTTTGTCGAAACGGTGCGCCAGGCGTCGGCGATCATCATCGCCAGCCCCGGCTATCATGGCAGCATTTCCGGGCTGGTGAAGAACGCGCTCGACCTGCTGGAGGAAACGGCGAAGGACGACCGGCCCTATCTGGCCGACCTGCCGGTGGGATTGATTGCCACGGCCTATGGCTGGCAGGCGACGGGGTCGACCATCGCGGCCCTGCGCTCGATCGTCCATGCGCTTCGCGGCTGGCCCACGCCCTTCGCGGCGGCGGTGAATACGCAGCAGACGCGGTTCGATGAAGCCGGGAAGATCAGCGACGCCACGGTGGAGGGGCAGTTGCGGCTGGTCGGCCAGCAGGTCGCCCGCTTCGCTCCGCTGGCGGGGACCATCCGCGCGTCGAATTGA
- the nusG gene encoding transcription termination/antitermination protein NusG, whose amino-acid sequence MARWYIIHAYSGFEGKVRDSIMAEATRLGLDHLVDQIEVPTETVTEARRGKKIAVERKFMPGYVLAKLDMTDQVYHLVKNTPKVTGFLGAMGKPQAISEGEATRMLNSKEEAAAAPKHKVKVDYEIGDAVKVLEGPFASFNGVVEELDFDKSKVKVSVSIFGRATPVELDFEQVERSK is encoded by the coding sequence ATGGCGCGCTGGTACATCATCCACGCTTATTCCGGTTTCGAGGGCAAGGTCCGCGACTCGATCATGGCCGAGGCGACCCGTCTGGGCCTCGACCATCTGGTCGACCAGATCGAGGTGCCGACCGAAACCGTGACCGAGGCCCGCCGCGGCAAGAAGATCGCGGTCGAGCGCAAGTTCATGCCCGGTTACGTGCTGGCCAAGCTCGACATGACCGATCAGGTCTATCACCTGGTCAAGAACACGCCGAAGGTGACCGGCTTCCTGGGCGCGATGGGCAAGCCGCAGGCGATCAGCGAAGGCGAAGCCACGCGGATGCTGAACTCCAAGGAAGAGGCCGCCGCCGCCCCGAAGCACAAGGTCAAGGTCGATTACGAGATCGGCGACGCGGTCAAGGTGCTGGAAGGCCCCTTCGCCAGCTTCAACGGCGTGGTCGAGGAACTGGATTTCGACAAGTCCAAGGTCAAGGTGTCGGTGTCGATCTTCGGCCGCGCGACCCCGGTGGAACTGGACTTCGAGCAGGTCGAACGCTCGAAGTAA
- a CDS encoding IS3 family transposase (programmed frameshift) — MKRKQFSEEQIIGILKEAEAGAVVTELCRKHGMSSATYYAWKAKFGGLEVSDAKRLRSLEEENARLKRLLADTMLDNAGLKDLLSKKLVTPAAKRQAVAHLQATLGMSERRACTVVGADRTSMRYRSCRADDGDLRSRLRELAQQRRRFGYRRLHILLRRDGITINRKKTQRLYREEGLTVRRRKGRRRATGSRAPASVLALPNQRWSLDFVHDQLVTGRRFRVLNIVDDVTRECLRAVVDTSISGRRVVRELADLIAERGRPKMIVSDNGTELTSNAVLAWSGDARIEWHYIAPGKPTQNGFVESFNGRMRDELLNETLFFTIGQARSILARWVDDYNNERPHSSLGYATPAAFAAGLEQQRAGLTPPVASPALMRENHGRSLVAAG; from the exons ATGAAGCGGAAGCAGTTTTCGGAAGAGCAGATCATCGGCATCCTGAAGGAGGCCGAGGCGGGTGCGGTGGTGACGGAGCTGTGCCGCAAGCACGGGATGTCGAGCGCGACTTACTATGCGTGGAAGGCGAAGTTCGGCGGCCTGGAGGTATCCGACGCAAAGCGCCTGCGGTCGCTCGAAGAGGAGAACGCCCGGCTCAAACGGCTACTGGCGGACACGATGCTGGACAATGCGGGGTTGAAAGACCTGCTGTCAAAAAAGT TGGTGACGCCCGCCGCGAAGCGGCAAGCGGTCGCGCATCTCCAGGCGACGTTGGGGATGAGCGAGCGGCGGGCATGCACGGTCGTTGGGGCAGACCGCACGAGCATGCGGTATCGCTCGTGCCGGGCGGATGATGGCGACCTGCGGTCGCGGCTGCGCGAGCTGGCGCAGCAACGCCGACGGTTCGGCTATCGGCGTCTGCACATCCTGCTGCGCCGGGACGGCATCACGATCAACCGCAAGAAGACCCAGCGGCTCTATCGTGAGGAGGGTTTGACGGTCAGGCGCCGGAAGGGACGAAGGCGCGCCACAGGCAGCCGTGCGCCCGCGTCAGTGCTGGCGCTTCCCAACCAGCGCTGGAGTCTGGACTTCGTCCACGACCAGCTCGTGACCGGCCGTCGGTTCCGCGTGCTCAACATCGTCGATGACGTCACGCGCGAATGCCTTCGGGCGGTGGTGGACACGTCGATCTCGGGCCGGCGGGTCGTGCGCGAGCTGGCCGATCTGATCGCCGAGCGTGGCAGGCCGAAGATGATCGTCAGCGACAACGGGACCGAACTGACGTCGAACGCGGTGCTCGCCTGGTCCGGCGATGCCCGCATCGAGTGGCATTACATCGCGCCGGGCAAGCCCACGCAGAACGGGTTCGTCGAGAGCTTTAACGGTCGCATGCGCGACGAGCTGCTCAACGAGACGCTGTTCTTCACCATCGGTCAGGCCCGCTCGATTCTGGCCCGCTGGGTCGACGACTACAACAACGAGCGTCCGCACTCCTCGCTCGGCTACGCCACTCCGGCAGCCTTCGCTGCCGGGCTCGAACAGCAACGGGCGGGGTTAACCCCGCCCGTTGCTTCACCTGCGCTTATGCGCGAAAACCACGGTCGGTCTCTGGTTGCCGCTGGATGA
- a CDS encoding YbdD/YjiX family protein, which produces MNWLARLREIGNAMVGMPSYDAYVAHMATKHPDREPMDEVTFFRERQQARYGGKNGGRCC; this is translated from the coding sequence ATGAACTGGCTCGCCCGCCTGCGCGAGATCGGCAACGCCATGGTCGGGATGCCCAGCTATGACGCCTATGTGGCGCACATGGCGACGAAGCATCCCGACCGCGAGCCGATGGACGAGGTGACCTTCTTCCGTGAGCGGCAACAGGCGCGGTATGGCGGGAAGAATGGTGGGCGTTGCTGCTGA
- a CDS encoding DUF4253 domain-containing protein, with product MIGGLTLSGLLGAARSAESEQATRDLSHLRPDQRTADEAMHKRMMAALPYERVTVPGKDALAAWERLRASERGWPVVIGGDADLERIADQFTIDDPAVSGVPSNRAGPRSPAQIIAAADALRFPADFRTWSAANGGEDLRAPIGQWPTDIDAGPEAPGLAVAEDITSGKVLDRVHIVMLPARHGWEAPAYLRWGNWNACPPSEYHVAALRDWNRRYGAELIGINGDTMNIRVRTRPQDRADALRLAREMYEYCPDAVEQGAETLSNLAAGLMTTDWWFLWWD from the coding sequence ATGATCGGGGGCCTGACGCTGAGCGGCTTGCTCGGCGCGGCACGATCGGCGGAAAGCGAACAGGCGACGCGCGACCTGTCCCATCTTCGACCCGATCAGCGCACCGCCGATGAGGCGATGCACAAGCGCATGATGGCGGCGCTGCCCTATGAGCGGGTGACTGTTCCCGGCAAGGATGCGCTGGCGGCATGGGAGCGGCTGAGGGCTTCGGAGCGAGGCTGGCCGGTGGTGATCGGCGGCGATGCGGATCTGGAGCGGATCGCGGACCAGTTCACGATCGATGATCCGGCCGTCTCGGGGGTTCCCTCGAACCGTGCGGGGCCGCGTTCCCCGGCACAGATCATCGCGGCGGCGGACGCTCTGCGCTTTCCGGCGGATTTTCGGACATGGTCGGCGGCGAATGGCGGGGAGGATTTGCGTGCTCCGATCGGCCAATGGCCCACGGATATCGATGCCGGTCCCGAAGCGCCGGGGCTCGCCGTGGCGGAGGACATAACATCCGGCAAGGTCCTTGACCGGGTGCACATAGTGATGCTGCCCGCGCGACATGGCTGGGAGGCGCCCGCCTATCTGCGCTGGGGCAATTGGAATGCCTGCCCGCCATCCGAATATCATGTCGCGGCGCTGCGCGACTGGAATCGCCGCTATGGTGCCGAACTGATCGGGATCAACGGCGATACGATGAACATCCGGGTCAGGACGCGCCCCCAGGACCGGGCGGACGCGCTGCGGCTGGCGCGTGAAATGTACGAATATTGCCCCGACGCCGTGGAGCAGGGGGCGGAAACCCTGTCCAATCTCGCCGCCGGATTGATGACGACGGACTGGTGGTTCCTCTGGTGGGACTGA